One Stigmatopora argus isolate UIUO_Sarg chromosome 12, RoL_Sarg_1.0, whole genome shotgun sequence genomic window carries:
- the LOC144086034 gene encoding transcription cofactor HES-6-like isoform X1, whose protein sequence is MAPARKHTLTHRCIRGLKSDRKMRKPLVEKKRRARINDSLHELRALMVDTELQSKMENAEVLEMTVRRVESILQNRIQEIHQEASERFAAGYIQCMHDVHTFVLGYPEMDPKVGAELLHHLLESMPLHGQERLRTTPSDTDPCRRPRSPPLASLVSPATSSCVSADEFISDLDDTDWEQSQASSSEESEQSQGSSSEESELQDGSLGFGSPTSVWRPW, encoded by the exons ATGGCCCCCGCTCGCAAGCACACATTGACTCACCGTTGCATCAGAGGACTCAAGTCTGACAGAAAG ATGAGAAAACCTCTGGTGGAAAAGAAACGACGAGCACGTATCAACGACAGCTTACACGAACTCAGGGCTCTCATGGTGGATACAGAG CTTCAATCAAAGATGGAGAACGCCGAAGTACTGGAGATGACGGTCAGACGGGTTGAGAGCATACTGCAAAACCGGATTCAAG AGATCCACCAGGAGGCGAGCGAGCGTTTTGCGGCCGGTTACATCCAGTGCATGCACGATGTGCACACATTCGTGTTAGGCTACCCCGAGATGGACCCCAAAGTAGGAGCTGAGCTGCTCCACCATCTTCTGGAAAGCATGCCCCTCCACGGCCAGGAACGCCTCCGGACCACCCCGTCGGACACAGACCCTTGCAGGCGTCCTCGGTCCCCGCCCCTGGCCTCCTTGGTATCCCCGGCCACCTCCTCCTGCGTGTCCGCCGACGAATTCATCTCGGACCTGGACGATACCGACTGGGAGCAAAGTCAGGCGTCGTCTAGCGAGGAATCGGAACAAAGTCAGGGGTCCTCTTCGGAGGAATCGGAGTTGCAGGACGGGTCACTGGGTTTCGGGTCCCCCACATCAGTTTGGAGGCCCTGGTAG
- the LOC144086034 gene encoding transcription cofactor HES-6-like isoform X2, translated as MCFKMRKPLVEKKRRARINDSLHELRALMVDTELQSKMENAEVLEMTVRRVESILQNRIQEIHQEASERFAAGYIQCMHDVHTFVLGYPEMDPKVGAELLHHLLESMPLHGQERLRTTPSDTDPCRRPRSPPLASLVSPATSSCVSADEFISDLDDTDWEQSQASSSEESEQSQGSSSEESELQDGSLGFGSPTSVWRPW; from the exons ATGTGCTTCAAGATGAGAAAACCTCTGGTGGAAAAGAAACGACGAGCACGTATCAACGACAGCTTACACGAACTCAGGGCTCTCATGGTGGATACAGAG CTTCAATCAAAGATGGAGAACGCCGAAGTACTGGAGATGACGGTCAGACGGGTTGAGAGCATACTGCAAAACCGGATTCAAG AGATCCACCAGGAGGCGAGCGAGCGTTTTGCGGCCGGTTACATCCAGTGCATGCACGATGTGCACACATTCGTGTTAGGCTACCCCGAGATGGACCCCAAAGTAGGAGCTGAGCTGCTCCACCATCTTCTGGAAAGCATGCCCCTCCACGGCCAGGAACGCCTCCGGACCACCCCGTCGGACACAGACCCTTGCAGGCGTCCTCGGTCCCCGCCCCTGGCCTCCTTGGTATCCCCGGCCACCTCCTCCTGCGTGTCCGCCGACGAATTCATCTCGGACCTGGACGATACCGACTGGGAGCAAAGTCAGGCGTCGTCTAGCGAGGAATCGGAACAAAGTCAGGGGTCCTCTTCGGAGGAATCGGAGTTGCAGGACGGGTCACTGGGTTTCGGGTCCCCCACATCAGTTTGGAGGCCCTGGTAG